The following coding sequences lie in one Candidatus Paceibacterota bacterium genomic window:
- the gatB gene encoding Asp-tRNA(Asn)/Glu-tRNA(Gln) amidotransferase subunit GatB translates to MAATENKYHTTIGLEIHAELKTKTKMFCDSKNDPDEKKPNVNICPVCMGHPGTLPVINKEAVKSVLKIGLAVGGDLADFTEFDRKNYFYPDIPKGYQISQYKYPLVKGGSINGVTLTRVHLEEDTATSKHDQGDFSLVDFNRAGVPLMELVTEPVIKSAEEASAFAKELQLLLQTLAVAEANMEKGEMRVEANISISGDPKKFGTKVEVKNLNSFRSAERAIAYEIERMGDLLDRGEKIVQETRGWDENKQKTFSQREKEESHDYRYFPDPDLPKLYISEIPEFQSEVLRKEIPELPAEKRERYKKEFGLKNEDVEMYVREKGVAEFFEETVKKFGHDQKKIVLASNYITSDLVGLSKKEESAEIFGKVSPENLGDLIEMISAREISSRAAKDILTVIYKDGGQPGQIAEKGGLLQTHNEADLKQMLEKIVAAHPQVVADFKGGKQSALQFFVGQAMKETKGSADPEKIREILEQLLKA, encoded by the coding sequence ATGGCTGCTACTGAAAATAAATACCATACGACCATTGGTCTGGAAATTCATGCTGAATTGAAGACAAAGACTAAGATGTTCTGTGATTCCAAGAATGATCCGGATGAAAAAAAACCAAATGTAAACATTTGTCCGGTTTGCATGGGGCACCCAGGCACTCTACCGGTGATTAACAAGGAAGCGGTCAAAAGCGTTCTAAAAATCGGACTTGCCGTTGGGGGGGATTTAGCCGATTTCACTGAATTCGACCGCAAAAATTATTTTTACCCCGATATTCCAAAGGGTTATCAGATTTCTCAATATAAATATCCTCTGGTAAAAGGGGGCTCAATTAATGGAGTAACTTTGACTCGCGTACATTTGGAAGAGGATACCGCCACGTCTAAACATGATCAGGGAGATTTTTCGTTAGTTGATTTTAATCGGGCTGGCGTGCCGCTTATGGAATTGGTGACAGAACCGGTAATTAAAAGCGCGGAGGAAGCAAGCGCTTTTGCCAAAGAATTACAATTATTACTGCAAACTCTAGCTGTGGCTGAAGCTAATATGGAAAAAGGGGAGATGCGCGTGGAAGCCAATATTTCTATCAGTGGTGATCCAAAAAAATTTGGCACCAAAGTGGAAGTAAAAAATTTAAATTCTTTCCGGTCAGCCGAAAGGGCCATAGCTTATGAGATTGAAAGAATGGGCGACTTGCTTGATCGGGGAGAGAAGATAGTTCAGGAGACTCGCGGTTGGGACGAAAATAAACAAAAAACTTTTTCGCAACGGGAAAAGGAGGAATCACACGATTACCGATATTTTCCCGATCCGGATTTACCAAAACTTTATATTAGCGAAATTCCGGAGTTTCAATCCGAAGTTTTGAGAAAAGAGATACCGGAGTTGCCGGCCGAAAAACGCGAGAGGTATAAAAAGGAATTTGGTTTAAAAAATGAAGATGTGGAGATGTATGTGAGAGAAAAAGGAGTGGCCGAATTTTTTGAAGAGACGGTCAAAAAATTCGGCCATGATCAGAAAAAAATTGTTCTGGCTTCAAATTACATTACTTCGGATTTAGTCGGGTTATCAAAAAAGGAAGAGAGTGCCGAGATTTTTGGAAAGGTCAGTCCCGAAAATCTCGGCGACCTGATCGAAATGATTTCCGCTCGCGAAATCAGCTCGCGAGCGGCCAAAGATATATTGACCGTTATTTACAAAGATGGGGGCCAACCAGGCCAGATTGCCGAAAAAGGGGGGCTACTTCAGACTCACAACGAGGCCGATCTAAAACAAATGCTCGAGAAAATTGTGGCCGCTCATCCTCAAGTAGTGGCCGATTTCAAGGGGGGCAAGCAATCCGCATTGCAATTCTTTGTTGGTCAGGCCATGAAAGAAACAAAAGGCTCCGCCGACCCTGAGAAAATCCGAGAGATTCTGGAACAACTCCTAAAGGCTTAA
- the obgE gene encoding GTPase ObgE has product MPFVDELKIHIKAGKGGDGVVRWLHEKGKEFMGPSGGNGGRGGDVYARAVSDLNILSHYRNKKEFKAENGESGMKKSMHGKDGADLIINVPIGSVLTNLQTEKKISLDEKEATALLLKGGRGGLGNEHFKASTNIRPKEFTLGKDGEEADFFIEVELVAAAGLIGLPNAGKSSLLNALTGAEARVGQYQFTTLEPNLGAFYEFILADIPGLISGASEGKGLGQKFLRHVKRTKILFHCISLEGDILESYSIIRKELEKFDPEMAKKPEVIILTKSDVVTPEIIEQAKKMLSAKNSRIFTVSGYDEQSIENLKKEILKILRK; this is encoded by the coding sequence ATGCCTTTCGTTGACGAATTAAAAATTCATATTAAAGCCGGTAAAGGAGGAGACGGAGTAGTGCGCTGGCTGCATGAGAAAGGTAAAGAATTCATGGGACCCTCCGGAGGAAACGGGGGCCGCGGGGGAGACGTTTATGCCCGAGCGGTCAGCGATTTGAATATTCTATCTCACTATCGAAACAAAAAAGAATTTAAGGCTGAAAACGGAGAAAGCGGTATGAAAAAAAGCATGCATGGTAAAGATGGTGCCGACCTTATTATCAATGTTCCGATTGGATCAGTCTTAACTAACCTTCAAACGGAGAAGAAGATTTCCTTGGATGAGAAAGAAGCGACCGCCCTACTTCTTAAGGGCGGTCGCGGCGGATTAGGCAACGAACATTTCAAAGCTTCCACTAATATTCGCCCAAAAGAATTTACGTTGGGCAAAGATGGGGAAGAAGCGGATTTCTTTATCGAGGTAGAGTTGGTGGCTGCTGCCGGTTTGATTGGATTACCGAATGCTGGCAAATCAAGTCTCTTAAATGCTTTGACCGGAGCGGAAGCGCGGGTGGGGCAATATCAATTTACGACACTTGAACCGAATCTTGGGGCATTTTATGAATTTATCTTGGCTGACATCCCTGGCTTAATTTCAGGAGCCTCGGAAGGAAAAGGTTTAGGTCAGAAATTTTTGCGTCACGTTAAACGCACTAAAATTTTATTTCACTGCATTTCGCTCGAGGGAGATATCTTAGAGAGTTACAGCATCATTCGAAAAGAGCTTGAGAAGTTTGATCCGGAAATGGCTAAAAAACCGGAAGTTATCATTCTGACTAAAAGCGATGTAGTCACTCCGGAGATTATTGAGCAGGCCAAAAAAATGCTCTCTGCCAAAAATTCCCGTATTTTTACAGTCTCGGGTTACGACGAGCAATCGATTGAAAACTTGAAGAAAGAAATTCTTAAGATTTTGAGAAAATAG
- a CDS encoding MYG1 family protein, whose translation MKKVRIITHSGNFHPDELFAVATLLLHLDLSNDKYEIIRSRDPEIINTGDYVVDIGGVLDPESNKFDHHQKGGGGARPNGVPYASFGLVWKKYGAELCSSQEAADRVDEKLIQAIDAEDNGVQIVESINKNVKPYQFETAISSFIPTWKEKDKSIDMAFLKVLVLVEEVLAREITRAKHFLEGKSHVLEAYKEAPDKRMIVIKDAYAWKDILNTFPEPLYVVANDGRRPEWAVAGIREEGVSFKTRKLFPESWGGKRDAELEKVTGVKGAIFCHNGRHLVIAKDFEAATKLAQIAIGD comes from the coding sequence ATGAAGAAGGTTCGAATTATCACTCACAGCGGTAACTTTCATCCCGACGAATTATTTGCCGTCGCTACGCTGCTGCTCCATCTCGATTTAAGCAATGATAAATATGAAATTATTCGCAGTCGTGACCCGGAAATAATCAACACTGGAGATTATGTGGTAGATATTGGCGGAGTTTTAGATCCCGAATCTAACAAATTTGACCATCACCAAAAAGGTGGGGGTGGGGCGCGGCCAAATGGAGTACCGTACGCCAGTTTTGGTCTGGTCTGGAAAAAATATGGAGCGGAACTTTGCAGTAGTCAGGAGGCGGCTGATCGGGTAGACGAGAAATTAATTCAGGCCATTGATGCGGAAGACAACGGCGTTCAGATCGTGGAATCAATTAATAAAAATGTTAAACCATATCAGTTTGAGACTGCCATTTCATCCTTCATTCCGACTTGGAAAGAAAAAGATAAAAGTATTGATATGGCCTTTCTAAAAGTTCTGGTGTTAGTGGAAGAAGTGTTGGCGCGGGAGATAACCAGAGCGAAGCATTTCCTGGAAGGAAAGAGTCATGTTTTGGAAGCCTATAAGGAAGCGCCAGATAAAAGAATGATTGTCATAAAAGATGCTTACGCGTGGAAAGACATCCTAAATACTTTTCCTGAACCGTTATATGTCGTGGCCAACGATGGTCGACGACCTGAATGGGCGGTGGCCGGCATTCGGGAAGAAGGAGTTTCTTTCAAAACTCGGAAATTATTTCCAGAAAGTTGGGGCGGTAAACGCGACGCCGAACTTGAGAAAGTGACGGGAGTGAAGGGGGCCATCTTTTGCCACAATGGCCGACATTTAGTGATTGCCAAGGATTTTGAAGCGGCCACTAAACTGGCTCAAATCGCCATAGGTGATTAA
- a CDS encoding phage holin family protein, with protein sequence MKIIIRLLITVLALFVAAYVVPGISISSFYTALIVAILLGLINLILRPILLLLTLPINLLTLGLFTFVINGLLFWLVATFVKGFDVSGFLAAFLGALIVSLFSYLGHHLLAETESK encoded by the coding sequence ATGAAAATAATCATTCGTTTACTCATCACCGTTCTAGCCTTGTTTGTAGCCGCTTATGTGGTGCCCGGCATCAGTATTAGCAGTTTCTACACCGCTCTAATCGTGGCCATTCTGCTCGGTCTTATCAATCTTATTCTTCGTCCAATTCTTCTCCTCTTAACTTTACCGATCAATCTCTTAACTCTTGGCCTTTTTACTTTCGTGATCAACGGATTGCTTTTTTGGCTAGTTGCCACTTTTGTCAAAGGTTTTGATGTCAGCGGCTTTCTGGCCGCCTTTCTTGGGGCTCTGATCGTTTCGCTTTTCAGCTATCTCGGGCACCATCTTCTAGCCGAGACTGAATCTAAATGA
- a CDS encoding FAD-binding oxidoreductase: MKKEVYWYTKKEPTIKRLDQNASADVCIVGGGMSGLSAADRLNAAGLKVMVLECRFCGGGASGKSSGFLTPDSELQLADLLEKYGPEGAKKMREFVNVGLDLIRDNIKKHNIDCDYRVQDSLFVANSKKSFKKVKDEHEARTKLGYQSDLYHPEKLPEVLATDQYFGGVRYGGSFGLNSYLYCQAMKEVLEKRGVEIFEETVVTEVKDGKVVCDYSGNFTVKAKHIIVATDKFLPDLNLRKNEVYHAQTFLALSQPLSEKQIKKIFPSDEVMVWDTDLIYQYYRLVEDNRLLFGAANLLYTYQSNQKENFEGVIRKMHKYLKIKFGVADITFEYSWPGLIGVTKDFVPIAGQDPKMKSVYYVSGATGLPWAVALGDYIAEKILNNRDDYDKFFTANRSYPISNKIQSFISKPLAFALSHGIVKYFK, from the coding sequence ATGAAAAAGGAAGTTTATTGGTACACCAAAAAAGAACCGACGATTAAGAGATTGGATCAGAATGCCTCCGCCGACGTCTGCATTGTCGGCGGAGGGATGTCTGGGCTTTCGGCCGCGGATAGATTAAACGCGGCCGGTTTAAAGGTCATGGTCCTAGAGTGTCGTTTTTGTGGGGGAGGGGCGAGCGGCAAAAGCTCCGGTTTTTTGACTCCGGATTCCGAACTTCAGCTGGCCGATCTTCTGGAGAAATACGGCCCCGAAGGAGCCAAGAAAATGAGAGAGTTCGTCAATGTCGGCCTTGATCTTATTCGGGATAATATAAAGAAGCACAATATTGATTGCGATTACCGAGTTCAAGATTCTTTGTTTGTAGCAAATTCCAAAAAATCTTTTAAAAAAGTAAAAGATGAACACGAGGCTCGAACAAAACTCGGTTATCAGAGTGATTTATATCATCCGGAAAAACTTCCGGAAGTTCTAGCTACGGATCAATATTTTGGCGGAGTTCGTTACGGCGGTAGTTTTGGTTTAAATTCCTATTTATATTGTCAGGCTATGAAAGAAGTACTCGAGAAAAGAGGAGTGGAAATTTTTGAAGAGACTGTCGTTACGGAGGTTAAAGACGGTAAAGTTGTCTGCGATTATTCGGGCAACTTCACCGTCAAGGCCAAACACATCATCGTAGCTACCGATAAATTTTTGCCGGATTTAAACTTGCGCAAAAATGAGGTCTATCACGCTCAAACTTTTTTGGCACTTTCTCAGCCACTTTCTGAAAAGCAGATTAAAAAAATTTTTCCGTCTGACGAAGTAATGGTCTGGGACACTGATCTCATTTATCAATACTATCGTTTAGTGGAAGATAACCGACTACTTTTCGGAGCGGCCAACCTCCTTTACACCTATCAGTCCAATCAGAAGGAGAATTTCGAAGGAGTTATCCGAAAGATGCATAAATATCTAAAAATTAAATTTGGTGTGGCTGATATTACTTTTGAATACAGCTGGCCCGGCTTAATTGGAGTAACTAAAGATTTTGTCCCGATTGCCGGTCAAGATCCAAAAATGAAAAGTGTCTACTATGTTAGCGGTGCTACAGGTCTTCCCTGGGCTGTCGCTCTGGGAGATTATATTGCCGAGAAAATTTTAAATAACAGAGACGACTATGATAAATTTTTTACGGCTAATCGCTCTTATCCTATCAGCAATAAAATTCAATCGTTCATCTCCAAGCCACTGGCCTTCGCTTTGAGTCATGGCATTGTCAAATATTTCAAATAA
- a CDS encoding ABC transporter ATP-binding protein yields the protein METIIEFKNVGKIYTHPHEVALEKVSLIVEQSQFLCLIGPSGSGKTTILKIIAGLEEESSGEVKKPDSISMDFQGGALFPWLSVYENAAFGLKAKAKISESKIRTEVLKYLEMVKMIDYLTKYPAELSGGQRQRVGIARALAVDPQVLLLDEPFSALDAKTTAELHDDLIEIWKKTQKTIVLVSHLIEEAVSLAQKIILIKNKTVTATFNVEMPYPRREQGITYHQDVMKIRREFFK from the coding sequence ATGGAGACCATTATTGAATTTAAAAACGTCGGCAAGATCTACACTCATCCGCACGAGGTGGCTCTGGAGAAAGTCAGCCTGATCGTAGAGCAAAGTCAGTTCCTTTGTTTAATTGGGCCATCCGGTTCAGGAAAAACCACTATTTTAAAAATTATCGCCGGTCTTGAGGAAGAGAGTTCTGGTGAAGTAAAGAAACCCGATAGCATCTCCATGGATTTTCAGGGCGGGGCCCTTTTCCCGTGGCTTTCCGTTTACGAAAATGCCGCCTTTGGACTAAAGGCTAAAGCTAAAATTTCCGAATCAAAAATTCGAACGGAAGTTTTAAAATATTTGGAGATGGTTAAGATGATTGATTATTTAACTAAGTATCCAGCCGAACTTTCCGGCGGTCAGCGTCAACGCGTGGGAATTGCCCGAGCTTTAGCAGTCGATCCGCAGGTCTTACTTCTAGATGAGCCGTTTTCCGCTTTGGATGCCAAGACGACGGCCGAACTCCACGATGACTTAATTGAAATCTGGAAGAAAACCCAGAAGACTATTGTACTAGTCTCACATCTTATCGAAGAAGCTGTCTCCTTGGCCCAAAAGATTATTTTAATTAAAAACAAAACAGTGACCGCTACTTTTAATGTTGAAATGCCGTATCCTCGCCGTGAGCAGGGAATTACTTATCATCAGGACGTCATGAAAATCCGCCGAGAATTCTTTAAATGA
- a CDS encoding ABC transporter permease subunit encodes MRNSRHIGHHHRHLIISYPLSLSQRLYTLLWGPLLFIFILFIALRLFSNTPLFSHIIPTLSGPDSLFFLFRALLLTLGRLFIAYVLALICAIPLALLCTSNRRAESIFLPIFDILESVPALAFFPILIIFFVRFNFLNGAAIFILFLSMLWNLVFTLVGGLKIIPQDIKGVAKVFGLRGWPYLIKVILPAIFPQFVTGSILAVAQGWNLIIVAEVLHVYIPAGSNTGDLFGLGSLLVQSAASGQNDLFVMALLFMILAIAFLNFFVWQKLLRYAERFRFE; translated from the coding sequence ATGCGAAACTCTCGGCATATTGGTCATCATCATCGACATCTAATTATCAGCTATCCGCTTTCGCTCTCCCAACGACTCTATACTCTGCTGTGGGGACCGTTACTTTTTATTTTCATTCTCTTTATCGCTCTTCGCCTTTTCTCCAATACACCGCTTTTTAGTCACATTATTCCGACTTTATCAGGGCCCGATTCACTTTTCTTTTTATTCCGCGCTCTGCTTCTAACTCTCGGGCGTTTATTCATCGCTTATGTTTTGGCTCTAATTTGTGCCATCCCGCTGGCTCTTCTTTGCACTTCTAACCGTCGAGCTGAATCAATCTTTCTGCCTATTTTTGACATTTTGGAATCAGTGCCGGCTCTGGCCTTTTTCCCCATCCTGATCATATTTTTTGTCCGTTTTAATTTTCTCAATGGCGCCGCCATTTTTATTCTTTTTCTTTCCATGCTCTGGAATCTAGTCTTTACTTTAGTGGGAGGCCTGAAGATTATCCCGCAGGATATTAAAGGAGTGGCTAAAGTCTTTGGCTTGCGTGGCTGGCCATACTTAATAAAAGTGATCTTGCCTGCCATTTTCCCGCAGTTTGTGACCGGCTCAATTTTGGCGGTGGCCCAAGGCTGGAATCTTATAATCGTAGCCGAAGTTTTGCATGTTTATATTCCGGCCGGCAGCAATACAGGCGATTTGTTTGGCCTTGGCTCTCTCTTGGTACAATCTGCTGCTAGTGGCCAAAATGATTTATTTGTTATGGCTTTGCTTTTCATGATCTTAGCCATCGCCTTTTTGAACTTTTTTGTCTGGCAAAAATTATTGCGCTATGCCGAGCGCTTTCGCTTTGAATAA
- a CDS encoding lmo0937 family membrane protein — translation MLETIAVILLILWLVGLVTSYTLGGFIHILLVIAIIVILVRLIRGRNPVA, via the coding sequence ATGCTTGAAACAATCGCTGTTATCTTGCTTATCTTGTGGCTAGTGGGGCTTGTAACCTCATATACCTTAGGAGGTTTTATTCACATCCTCTTGGTAATCGCCATTATTGTTATTCTAGTTAGATTGATTCGAGGCCGAAATCCGGTAGCTTAG
- a CDS encoding ABC transporter permease, with protein MKFYRLYALLMRHLYLYKRSLPRLMDLFFWPILEILVWGFLSVYLEKSGLGGVNIVSLLLGAIIFWDLLSQSQKAVSFAMMEEVWEKNFLNIFVTPMRISEFLASTFLLGLIRIIICAVVLGIGSLLLYKFNILQFGLYTIPFMINLLLFGWTLGIMTTSVTFRFGSGANIIAFTLIFILQPFSAVFYPISALPHFLQYFAYILPSAYVFEGMRDLIHTGVFNVNYFLLSTALNIFYVGLISFLFYRAFYWVKINGKIMKLEW; from the coding sequence ATGAAATTCTATCGTCTATACGCTTTATTAATGAGACATCTCTATCTCTACAAACGCAGTCTGCCGAGATTGATGGATCTCTTCTTCTGGCCGATTTTGGAAATTCTGGTTTGGGGTTTTTTGAGCGTTTACTTGGAGAAAAGCGGGCTTGGCGGGGTTAATATTGTCAGTCTTTTGCTCGGGGCTATCATTTTTTGGGATCTTCTTAGTCAATCTCAAAAAGCGGTTTCTTTTGCCATGATGGAGGAAGTTTGGGAGAAAAATTTTCTGAATATTTTTGTCACTCCAATGCGTATCAGTGAATTCTTGGCTTCCACTTTTCTTCTCGGCTTAATTCGAATCATTATTTGCGCCGTCGTTCTTGGTATTGGCTCTCTGCTTTTATATAAATTCAACATTTTGCAATTTGGTCTGTACACCATTCCTTTTATGATAAATCTGCTGCTCTTCGGCTGGACCTTGGGAATCATGACTACTAGTGTGACATTTCGTTTTGGCAGTGGAGCGAATATCATTGCTTTTACTCTGATTTTTATTCTTCAGCCGTTTAGTGCCGTCTTTTATCCGATTTCAGCTCTACCGCATTTTCTCCAATACTTTGCTTACATTCTTCCATCAGCCTATGTCTTTGAGGGGATGAGAGATTTAATTCACACCGGGGTCTTTAATGTAAATTATTTTCTGCTTAGCACCGCTCTCAATATTTTTTATGTGGGCTTAATTTCCTTCCTTTTCTATCGAGCTTTTTACTGGGTAAAGATTAACGGCAAGATTATGAAGTTAGAGTGGTGA
- a CDS encoding ABC transporter ATP-binding protein, with the protein MAVLEVKNLTKKFGDFTAVDNLSFNVEEGTITGLLGPNGAGKTTTIQMLLDLIIPTSGTISLFGKDMKHHREEILNKVNFSSPYVALPANLKVWENLYTFSRLYGIKDYKQKIDEITDYFNIKEFLPKLTSSLSTGQLTRLNLAKALLNDPALLLLDEPTASLDPDVADRTRQLLKKIQKEKRVTILYTTHNMQEVEEICDRAIFIHHGKLKDDGAPADLIKKYGRDDLNDVFLAIARGETDKVPEAAQI; encoded by the coding sequence ATGGCAGTTTTGGAAGTAAAAAATTTAACTAAAAAATTCGGCGACTTTACCGCTGTCGACAATCTTTCATTTAACGTGGAAGAGGGGACAATCACCGGACTTCTGGGACCCAATGGTGCGGGAAAGACTACGACTATTCAGATGTTGCTGGATTTAATTATTCCGACTTCCGGTACCATTTCACTTTTCGGCAAAGATATGAAGCATCATCGGGAAGAAATCTTGAATAAGGTTAATTTCTCTTCGCCTTACGTGGCACTGCCGGCCAATCTGAAAGTCTGGGAAAATCTTTATACTTTTTCTCGACTATACGGCATTAAGGATTACAAACAAAAGATAGATGAGATTACCGACTATTTCAACATCAAGGAGTTTCTGCCAAAACTAACCTCTTCTCTTTCGACAGGACAGCTGACCAGACTTAATCTAGCCAAAGCTCTTTTAAACGATCCCGCCCTCCTTCTTCTTGATGAGCCAACCGCTTCTCTCGATCCTGACGTGGCCGATCGCACGCGCCAGCTCCTAAAGAAAATTCAGAAGGAGAAAAGGGTTACCATCCTCTATACTACCCACAATATGCAGGAAGTGGAGGAAATCTGTGACCGGGCTATTTTCATCCATCATGGTAAATTAAAAGATGATGGAGCACCGGCTGATCTAATTAAAAAATACGGTCGGGATGATTTGAATGATGTTTTCTTAGCAATTGCCAGAGGGGAGACGGATAAAGTTCCAGAGGCTGCTCAAATTTAA
- a CDS encoding ZIP family metal transporter: MIIFLIAIAAFIATLLGGLFALKFRDKLHLILGFSAGAVIAVAFFDLLPEAINLGNSYNVSTITGIVALGFIVYTILDRFVILHSHHDEHNHSGDLASPRRGVLGAGSLSIHSFLDGVAIGLAFQISAAVGAVVAIAVLVHDFSDGINTVNLISKNGGSRKDAFRWLVVDALAPVLGVTSTLLFSLPESALGIVLATFCGFFLYIGATDLLPESHHGHPTYWTTLMTVVGMTVLYLAIKLIG; encoded by the coding sequence ATGATTATTTTTCTGATTGCCATCGCTGCCTTTATTGCTACCTTGCTCGGCGGTCTGTTTGCTCTGAAATTTCGAGACAAACTTCATCTCATTCTCGGTTTTAGCGCCGGCGCCGTCATCGCCGTGGCGTTTTTTGATCTTTTGCCCGAAGCGATAAATCTCGGTAACTCTTATAATGTTAGTACCATTACCGGCATCGTGGCTTTGGGATTCATCGTTTACACCATCTTGGATCGATTTGTTATTCTTCATTCTCATCACGATGAGCATAATCATTCGGGAGATCTCGCCTCACCGCGAAGAGGCGTTCTCGGAGCCGGCAGTTTATCTATTCACAGTTTCTTGGATGGAGTGGCTATTGGCTTAGCCTTTCAAATTTCAGCTGCAGTGGGCGCAGTTGTGGCCATCGCCGTTTTAGTTCATGATTTTTCTGATGGCATCAATACCGTCAATCTCATCTCCAAAAATGGCGGTAGCCGTAAGGATGCCTTCCGATGGCTTGTGGTGGATGCTCTGGCTCCAGTGCTTGGAGTAACTTCCACTCTATTATTTAGTCTACCGGAGAGCGCTTTGGGGATAGTTCTGGCTACTTTCTGCGGATTTTTTCTCTACATCGGTGCCACCGATCTTCTGCCCGAAAGTCATCATGGTCATCCAACATATTGGACCACTTTGATGACGGTAGTTGGAATGACGGTGCTTTATTTGGCTATTAAGTTGATTGGGTAA
- a CDS encoding AAA family ATPase, translating into MKANNKIIGITGHPASGKDTVADYLVSKGFIKISGGDILREEMHKLNLATHRANIHDFVSKMRLKHGNGYLSHETIKRIKGNTVISGIRNREEVKIFRKELGNKFQLIAVDAPLKIRYKWAQERKRTGDEISFEQFKKEEEREKAKDQGSHEVDLVMDEADLIILNEGTKEDLFKKVDKSLSKNKEAAAGS; encoded by the coding sequence ATGAAGGCAAATAATAAAATTATAGGCATCACCGGACATCCAGCCTCTGGTAAAGATACAGTGGCAGATTACCTTGTGTCCAAAGGTTTTATCAAGATTTCAGGAGGAGATATCCTGCGAGAGGAAATGCATAAATTAAACCTTGCTACCCATCGAGCAAACATACATGACTTTGTTTCTAAAATGCGTTTGAAACACGGAAATGGATATTTGTCTCACGAAACCATTAAAAGGATAAAAGGCAATACTGTAATTTCTGGAATTAGGAACAGGGAGGAAGTTAAAATATTCAGAAAGGAGTTAGGGAATAAGTTCCAGTTAATTGCCGTCGACGCTCCCTTAAAGATTCGTTACAAATGGGCTCAAGAGAGAAAAAGAACAGGGGATGAAATTTCTTTTGAGCAATTTAAAAAAGAAGAAGAGCGAGAAAAAGCTAAGGATCAGGGAAGTCATGAAGTTGATTTAGTAATGGATGAAGCAGATTTAATTATCTTAAATGAGGGCACTAAAGAAGATCTTTTCAAAAAGGTAGATAAGAGTTTGTCTAAAAATAAAGAAGCGGCTGCCGGATCGTAG